A window from Deltaproteobacteria bacterium encodes these proteins:
- a CDS encoding polysaccharide biosynthesis tyrosine autokinase has protein sequence MATIDANGTALPAAPGTFAPAPSGGTPNYAFAHAPYEAEYGEAPRRHLRDYVRIFYKYRWLAAACFAIVFGASLLVTMLSPRLYTSATQLQVSRQSPIQLRLDGNVLDLEQNERNVNGASSFLATQVAMLESRDLAERVIRTRRLAENEAFLHPGAERAGLLAVGGQLLTMLRPRGVPGTPLVHDDGGAEADVDGELLDRYMRWLSVRDVRGTDLVEVRFTTPSPTLSAILAAAHTQAYLEANEEARLGTDATARHFLDQQLGESVQQLEHAQAALRAFSTEHPNVAVNQEQKVTGQKIGELSSLLTKAEGARVTLQSRFDFLTDPAAAPLAYFLDRPGIQKLHGTLLDLQATRTGLDSRLGPNHEAMVELRRQESIVARQLDAEVRQEVSGVRAKFDAAVARERGLREKLSGLETAAIELRDLGARYDLLRSDVESASALYASLLKQQMETAASSALAPTNLRVVERAEVPAEASSPRVAMNLVFGFGAGLLLACAATFLCEYFDDSVKSSEEMEGLLHLPALATIPNFALARRSPATRALGNAGADAVAPAAANVSPALVVVHEPLSPVAEAFRALRTAVLFSTPAAPPKMLLVTSAGASEGKTVSSLNLAATLAEAGSRVLLVDVDLRKPSCHRQLGITNTAGLSSFLAGQVELAAVVHALEAPRFDFIPAGPTPPNPAELVGSQRMRTMLEEMRGHYDFVVLDSPPVLPVTDAVVLAREVDGVVQVVKGHDTPRELIRRARDQLVQANAHLLGAVINNVDLGWGDLYFYNRYYGYYRAPQAVEAAA, from the coding sequence GTGGCCACCATCGACGCCAACGGCACGGCCTTGCCGGCCGCGCCCGGGACTTTCGCGCCCGCCCCCTCCGGGGGGACGCCGAACTACGCGTTCGCGCATGCGCCTTACGAAGCGGAGTACGGGGAGGCGCCGCGCCGGCACCTGCGCGACTACGTCCGCATCTTCTACAAGTACCGCTGGCTCGCCGCAGCATGCTTCGCGATCGTGTTCGGCGCGAGCCTGCTCGTGACGATGCTGTCGCCGCGACTCTACACCTCGGCGACGCAACTCCAGGTGTCGCGCCAATCGCCGATCCAGCTCCGTCTCGACGGCAACGTGCTCGACCTCGAGCAGAACGAGCGCAACGTGAACGGCGCGTCGAGCTTCCTCGCGACGCAGGTCGCGATGCTCGAGAGCCGCGATCTCGCCGAGCGCGTGATCCGCACGCGCCGCCTGGCGGAGAACGAGGCGTTCCTCCACCCCGGCGCGGAGCGCGCGGGACTGCTCGCCGTCGGCGGGCAGCTCTTGACGATGCTCCGGCCGCGCGGCGTCCCGGGCACGCCGCTCGTCCACGACGACGGCGGCGCCGAGGCCGACGTCGATGGCGAGCTCCTCGACCGCTACATGCGCTGGCTGTCCGTGCGCGACGTGCGCGGCACCGACCTCGTCGAGGTGCGGTTCACGACGCCGAGCCCGACCCTTTCGGCGATCCTCGCCGCGGCGCACACGCAGGCCTATCTCGAGGCCAACGAAGAGGCGCGCCTCGGCACCGACGCGACCGCACGGCACTTCCTCGACCAGCAGCTCGGCGAGTCGGTGCAGCAGCTCGAGCACGCGCAGGCCGCGCTGCGCGCCTTCTCGACCGAGCACCCGAACGTCGCGGTGAACCAGGAGCAGAAGGTGACCGGCCAGAAGATCGGCGAGCTTTCGAGCCTGCTCACGAAGGCCGAAGGCGCGCGCGTCACGCTGCAGAGCCGATTCGACTTCCTGACCGACCCCGCCGCCGCTCCGCTCGCCTACTTTCTCGACCGTCCCGGCATCCAGAAACTGCACGGGACGCTGCTCGATCTGCAGGCGACGCGGACCGGCCTCGACAGCCGCCTCGGTCCGAACCACGAGGCGATGGTCGAGCTGCGGCGCCAGGAGAGCATCGTCGCGCGGCAGCTCGACGCCGAGGTGCGGCAGGAGGTGAGCGGGGTGCGCGCGAAATTCGACGCCGCCGTCGCGCGCGAGCGAGGCCTCCGCGAGAAGCTCTCGGGTCTCGAGACGGCGGCCATCGAGCTGCGCGACCTCGGCGCCCGCTACGACCTCCTGCGGAGCGACGTCGAGAGCGCGAGCGCGCTGTACGCGTCGCTCCTGAAGCAGCAGATGGAGACGGCGGCGAGCTCGGCGCTCGCGCCGACGAACCTGCGCGTCGTCGAGCGCGCCGAGGTGCCGGCCGAGGCGAGCTCGCCGCGCGTCGCGATGAACCTCGTGTTCGGCTTCGGCGCCGGCCTCCTCCTCGCCTGCGCCGCGACCTTCCTCTGCGAGTACTTCGACGACAGCGTGAAGAGCAGCGAGGAGATGGAGGGGCTTCTCCATCTGCCCGCGCTGGCGACGATCCCGAACTTCGCGCTCGCGCGCCGCTCGCCGGCGACCCGCGCGCTCGGCAACGCCGGCGCCGACGCCGTGGCGCCGGCGGCCGCGAACGTCTCGCCGGCGCTCGTGGTCGTCCACGAGCCGCTCTCGCCGGTCGCCGAGGCGTTCCGCGCGCTCCGCACGGCGGTGCTCTTCTCGACGCCCGCGGCGCCGCCGAAGATGCTGCTCGTCACGAGCGCCGGCGCGAGCGAGGGCAAGACCGTCTCGTCGCTGAACCTCGCGGCGACGCTCGCGGAGGCGGGCTCGCGCGTGCTGCTCGTCGACGTCGACCTCCGCAAGCCGAGCTGCCACCGCCAGCTCGGCATCACCAACACGGCGGGGCTCTCGAGCTTCCTCGCCGGCCAGGTCGAGCTCGCGGCGGTCGTACACGCGCTCGAGGCGCCGCGTTTCGACTTCATCCCGGCCGGCCCGACGCCGCCGAACCCCGCGGAGCTCGTCGGATCGCAGCGCATGCGCACGATGCTCGAGGAGATGCGCGGGCACTACGACTTCGTCGTGCTCGACTCGCCGCCGGTGCTCCCCGTGACGGACGCGGTCGTGCTGGCGCGCGAGGTCGACGGCGTGGTGCAGGTGGTGAAGGGCCACGACACGCCGCGCGAACTCATCCGGCGCGCCCGCGACCAGCTCGTGCAGGCGAACGCGCATCTCCTCGGCGCGGTCATCAACAACGTCGACCTCGGCTGGGGCGACCTCTACTTCTACAACCGCTACTACGGCTACTACCGCGCGCCGCAGGCGGTGGAGGCGGCGGCATGA
- a CDS encoding VCBS repeat-containing protein: MRRRTVGWRSMMASAALLALGACERGGETVGKPGVPPAPAAPVPAAPAAAPAPVAPRRDPLAGGPYPSLLLTVAQFVDVKKADGKTQPVPGPAKLLIVRRTDAGWKTVTVEDPESNAFHKAMPWDGGLLTIGANQAMLKTWRFTDGAWSATTRWNPKFGGKFDRLRDIERGDVDGDGKDDLVIATHDQGVIAIVHPSDGWRVEEIDRRADTFVHEIEIGDIDGDGLPEIFATPSKPNKLDQEQPGEVTMYHHAPDGAWKKSVVDAPGDTHAKEILVADLDRDAQSELYVVWEGAVGAGGQIVRPVTVKEYRFRDGAFTSTVVATVPDRQMRAIQAGDVNGDGKMDLVAGALASGLWLFEQGPDGATGAWTRTLIDAKSSGFEQPVDLADLDGDGRLEIYVASEDQHELRQYRWQNGSFAKTVLTPLTPGDITWNVTHATL, from the coding sequence ATGCGGCGTCGGACGGTCGGGTGGCGGAGCATGATGGCGTCGGCCGCACTCCTCGCCCTCGGGGCGTGCGAACGCGGCGGCGAAACGGTCGGGAAGCCCGGCGTGCCGCCCGCACCCGCGGCGCCCGTGCCCGCGGCACCGGCCGCGGCACCCGCGCCCGTGGCACCGCGCCGCGATCCGCTCGCCGGCGGGCCCTACCCGTCGCTCCTCCTCACCGTCGCGCAGTTCGTCGACGTGAAGAAGGCCGACGGCAAGACGCAGCCCGTTCCCGGCCCGGCGAAGCTCCTGATCGTCCGCCGCACCGACGCGGGCTGGAAGACGGTCACGGTCGAGGATCCCGAGAGCAACGCCTTCCACAAGGCGATGCCGTGGGACGGCGGTCTCCTCACGATCGGCGCCAACCAGGCGATGCTCAAGACCTGGCGCTTCACGGACGGCGCATGGTCGGCGACGACGCGCTGGAACCCCAAGTTTGGCGGCAAGTTCGATCGCCTCCGCGACATCGAGCGCGGCGACGTCGACGGCGACGGCAAGGACGACCTCGTGATCGCCACCCACGACCAGGGAGTGATCGCGATCGTCCACCCGAGCGACGGGTGGCGCGTGGAGGAGATCGACCGCCGGGCCGACACCTTCGTCCACGAGATCGAGATCGGCGATATCGACGGCGACGGTCTCCCGGAGATCTTCGCCACGCCGAGCAAGCCGAACAAGCTCGACCAGGAGCAGCCGGGCGAGGTGACGATGTACCACCACGCGCCCGACGGCGCCTGGAAGAAGTCGGTCGTCGACGCGCCCGGCGACACGCACGCGAAGGAGATCCTCGTCGCCGACCTGGACCGCGACGCGCAGTCCGAGCTCTACGTGGTGTGGGAAGGCGCGGTCGGCGCGGGCGGCCAGATCGTGCGTCCGGTCACGGTGAAGGAGTACCGTTTCAGGGACGGCGCCTTCACCAGCACCGTCGTCGCGACCGTCCCCGACCGGCAGATGCGCGCGATCCAGGCAGGCGACGTGAACGGCGACGGCAAGATGGACCTGGTCGCCGGTGCGCTGGCGTCGGGGCTCTGGCTGTTCGAGCAGGGCCCGGACGGCGCGACCGGCGCGTGGACGCGCACGCTCATCGACGCCAAGTCGTCGGGCTTCGAGCAGCCCGTCGACCTCGCCGACCTCGACGGTGACGGGAGACTCGAGATCTACGTCGCCTCCGAGGACCAACACGAGCTCCGCCAATACCGCTGGCAGAACGGCTCGTTCGCGAAAACGGTGCTGACGCCGCTCACCCCCGGCGACATCACCTGGAACGTCACTCACGCCACGCTCTAG
- a CDS encoding O-antigen ligase family protein — translation MTSAPNDRRVLVALQVLLLAVPLLLGGRHPLATPVSLVAALGLLAVTLHARREAGGGPAPTGVAALAAFVGLALATTVPLPPVIFALVSPSAARLTAEMLPGWPDAGAFSRWRPLALDAYAVWAELGRLALGLAVFTTIVAYPWRAEGLDEPRDERVLARLVPTLVIGAAALAALGLLAEAVGNGRVLWITGEPTVDDRVSGPFVNPNHFAAWLTMAIPVALAYAVSLASRLGRRLGRAVEAARGLGVRRERAWAAALIANQRALALPLAAAAGTALLVVALVATGSRGGLAAFLAGLGVAGAGMIARARRSTQRTRLGRFGRLAPAATALVLVVAAAGTLVRWAASEDLADDGLDVNLASRLAVAAQGTALLRDYPLAGSGLGSWLHAYRPHQAPPVEGGIWDHAHNDYLELAAETGVAGAAIVVAFFVLVGRALSADRRARHAAAAEQAERQTRRHAAPPGFEPAEWRAALRERGNLRWGLVGGIAAILVQSLVDFGLRLPANFLLLMTLGALLVLTSRPRPAATPAFDEEATLLPAAFEPRVPAPVEAPAVLALLALLALAASFQAANAALVVAGATPLAPAAALAQADRALAEDDGATTALRLARSALDWSPADRAAHETEAAVLGSGPEAEAAWRRAIALSPWSPELRDGLALALWQENRRAAALTEVEESMFRYPYLVSHGYLSPASDVVARGAREWLRVLAEGDTLAIRLAALNADLADAVQRGLERALAATADGPVRTGIVDDLATLLEARERFADAAALLRAEAERSEDGRAHLARAARAALRARDLDAAEATLLAALTRTPEQGRLYRDLALDVYAARGDFESAETVLRAGERNAIDLLPIHRGVSELVVRRETSRRRTVAELPPHAGAEVAASREEAVAP, via the coding sequence ATGACGTCCGCGCCGAACGATCGGCGCGTCCTCGTCGCGCTGCAGGTGCTCCTCCTCGCCGTGCCTCTGCTCCTCGGCGGACGGCACCCGCTCGCGACTCCCGTGAGCCTCGTCGCCGCGCTCGGCCTCCTCGCCGTGACCCTGCACGCGCGCCGGGAGGCGGGCGGCGGTCCCGCCCCGACCGGCGTCGCCGCGCTCGCGGCGTTCGTCGGGCTCGCGCTCGCGACGACGGTCCCGCTGCCGCCCGTGATCTTCGCGCTCGTCTCGCCGAGCGCGGCCCGGCTCACCGCGGAGATGCTGCCGGGATGGCCGGACGCGGGGGCGTTCTCGCGCTGGCGGCCGCTGGCGCTCGACGCGTACGCGGTCTGGGCCGAGCTCGGCCGCCTAGCGCTCGGCCTGGCGGTCTTCACGACGATCGTCGCATACCCGTGGCGCGCCGAAGGCCTCGACGAGCCGCGCGACGAGCGCGTGCTCGCGCGCCTCGTCCCGACGCTCGTGATCGGCGCCGCGGCGCTCGCGGCGCTCGGGCTCCTCGCCGAGGCGGTCGGGAACGGCCGGGTGCTCTGGATCACCGGCGAGCCGACCGTCGACGACCGCGTCTCGGGCCCGTTCGTGAACCCGAACCACTTCGCCGCCTGGCTCACCATGGCGATTCCGGTGGCGCTCGCCTACGCGGTGTCGCTGGCGAGCCGGCTCGGGCGCCGGCTCGGGCGGGCCGTCGAGGCGGCTCGCGGCCTGGGCGTCCGGCGCGAACGCGCCTGGGCGGCGGCGCTCATCGCGAACCAGCGCGCGCTCGCGCTGCCGCTCGCGGCCGCCGCGGGCACGGCGCTCCTGGTCGTGGCGCTCGTCGCCACCGGCTCCCGCGGCGGCCTCGCGGCGTTCCTCGCCGGGCTCGGGGTCGCCGGCGCCGGCATGATCGCGCGCGCGCGCCGCTCGACGCAGCGCACCCGTCTCGGCCGCTTCGGCCGGCTCGCGCCGGCGGCGACGGCGCTCGTGCTCGTGGTCGCGGCGGCCGGCACGCTCGTGCGTTGGGCCGCAAGCGAGGATCTCGCCGACGACGGCCTCGACGTGAACCTCGCCAGCCGGCTCGCCGTCGCGGCCCAAGGCACCGCTCTCCTGCGCGACTATCCGCTCGCCGGGAGCGGACTCGGCTCGTGGCTGCACGCGTACCGCCCCCACCAGGCGCCGCCCGTCGAGGGCGGCATCTGGGACCACGCGCACAACGACTACCTCGAGCTCGCCGCCGAGACCGGTGTCGCCGGCGCCGCGATCGTCGTCGCCTTCTTCGTCCTCGTCGGCCGCGCGCTCTCGGCCGACCGCCGCGCGCGCCACGCCGCGGCCGCCGAGCAGGCGGAGCGACAGACACGGAGGCACGCCGCACCACCGGGGTTCGAGCCCGCCGAATGGCGCGCCGCGCTCCGCGAGCGCGGCAACCTGCGCTGGGGGCTCGTCGGCGGCATCGCGGCGATCCTGGTGCAGAGTCTCGTCGACTTCGGACTGCGGCTGCCCGCGAACTTCCTCCTGCTGATGACGCTCGGCGCGCTCCTGGTGCTGACGAGCCGCCCGCGGCCGGCGGCGACGCCGGCGTTCGACGAGGAGGCGACGCTCTTGCCGGCCGCGTTCGAGCCGCGCGTGCCGGCGCCGGTCGAAGCGCCCGCCGTGCTGGCGCTCCTGGCGCTCCTCGCGCTCGCCGCGAGCTTCCAGGCGGCGAACGCGGCGCTGGTCGTCGCCGGCGCGACGCCGCTCGCCCCGGCCGCGGCCCTCGCGCAAGCCGACCGGGCGCTCGCCGAGGACGACGGCGCGACGACGGCTCTCCGCCTGGCGCGCTCCGCGCTCGACTGGTCGCCCGCCGACCGCGCGGCCCACGAGACGGAGGCGGCCGTGCTCGGCTCCGGACCGGAGGCGGAGGCCGCCTGGCGGCGCGCGATCGCGCTCTCGCCCTGGTCGCCGGAGCTCCGCGACGGGCTCGCGCTCGCGCTCTGGCAGGAGAACCGCCGCGCGGCCGCGCTCACGGAGGTCGAGGAGTCGATGTTCCGCTACCCGTATCTCGTCTCGCACGGGTACCTGAGCCCGGCGAGCGACGTCGTCGCGCGCGGCGCGCGCGAGTGGCTGCGCGTCCTCGCCGAGGGCGACACGCTCGCGATCCGCCTCGCGGCGCTGAACGCCGACCTGGCCGACGCGGTCCAGCGCGGCCTCGAACGCGCGCTCGCCGCGACCGCCGACGGTCCGGTGCGCACCGGCATCGTCGACGACCTCGCGACGCTGCTCGAAGCCCGCGAGCGCTTCGCCGACGCGGCCGCGCTGCTCCGCGCCGAGGCCGAGCGCAGCGAGGACGGTCGCGCCCACCTGGCGCGCGCCGCGCGCGCCGCGCTGCGGGCCCGCGACCTCGACGCCGCCGAGGCGACGCTGCTCGCGGCGCTGACGCGCACGCCGGAGCAAGGCCGCCTCTACCGCGACCTCGCGCTCGACGTGTACGCCGCGCGCGGCGACTTCGAGAGCGCCGAGACGGTGCTCCGCGCCGGCGAGCGGAACGCGATCGACCTCCTGCCGATCCATCGCGGCGTGAGCGAGCTGGTGGTGCGACGCGAAACGAGCCGGCGGCGCACGGTCGCGGAGCTGCCGCCTCACGCGGGCGCCGAGGTCGCGGCGTCACGCGAGGAGGCCGTCGCACCATGA
- a CDS encoding crotonase/enoyl-CoA hydratase family protein: protein MDYEQIRYDVDGPLLTITLNRPDKLNAFTVRMMHEMIDAFDRADADDAVRAIIVTGAGRAFCAGADLSGGSGAFDHSAGAKPLTIDTHRDGGGLLTLRIFESKKPVIAAINGPAVGVGITMTLPMDVRIAATGARMGFVFTKRGIVPEACSSWFLPRLVGISRATEWVYTARVFAAEEALAAGLVSRVTPPEIMLDTARGLAREMAEGTSAMSVALSRQMLWRMLGADHPMEAHKVDSRAIFAMGRSADAHEGVASFLEKRPPKFTLRPSVDMPSFYPWWREREFE, encoded by the coding sequence ATGGACTACGAGCAGATCCGCTACGACGTCGACGGCCCGCTCCTCACCATCACCCTGAACCGCCCCGACAAGCTGAATGCGTTCACCGTGCGCATGATGCACGAAATGATCGACGCGTTCGATCGCGCCGACGCCGACGACGCGGTGCGGGCGATCATCGTGACCGGCGCGGGGCGCGCGTTCTGCGCCGGCGCCGACCTGTCCGGAGGGAGTGGCGCCTTCGACCATTCCGCCGGAGCGAAACCGCTCACCATCGACACGCACCGCGACGGCGGCGGCCTCCTCACGCTCCGCATCTTCGAGTCGAAGAAGCCGGTGATCGCGGCGATCAACGGCCCCGCGGTCGGCGTCGGCATCACGATGACGCTACCGATGGACGTCCGCATCGCGGCGACCGGCGCGCGCATGGGCTTCGTCTTCACCAAGCGCGGCATCGTGCCCGAGGCGTGCAGCAGCTGGTTCCTGCCGCGCCTGGTCGGCATCAGCCGGGCGACGGAGTGGGTCTACACGGCACGGGTGTTCGCGGCGGAGGAAGCGCTCGCGGCCGGACTGGTCAGTCGGGTGACGCCGCCGGAGATCATGCTGGATACGGCCCGCGGTCTCGCGCGCGAGATGGCCGAGGGCACGTCGGCGATGTCGGTCGCGCTCTCGCGCCAGATGCTCTGGCGCATGCTCGGCGCCGACCATCCGATGGAAGCCCACAAGGTCGACTCGCGTGCGATCTTCGCGATGGGCCGGTCGGCCGACGCTCACGAAGGCGTGGCGTCCTTCCTCGAGAAGCGCCCGCCGAAGTTCACGCTCCGGCCGAGCGTGGACATGCCGTCCTTCTACCCGTGGTGGCGCGAGCGCGAGTTCGAGTGA
- a CDS encoding HAMP domain-containing protein: protein MPPPPADRPRAVREGFLLRAAALPVLPANLAGAILVYLYFNFVDPLEPVIDDGAYEGQRLAVFLLVVTAILGSSVYLSARWFGPLARWRQRLREGADPAAVPATIRRRVLNAPLANTVLTQTGWTFAGIFYLIYLRAIDGLALGEVGRITAALVFIAGPLTSALTFLASELYLRRQVPIFFPDGRIEQAGVLRVPILARLGGTFAVTSILPLALMMLVAFWVQQRHGAYAAGEGGAFWTHLVRAQGFIALVTGIASLVMAWLVARFINRPVQALRAAMARVAAGDLSVRAPVRSADELGELSAHFNAMVGELRAAERTREIFGRYVSPAVAREALERGVALGGEVIVATAMFVDLRGFTATSRLNTPARVVEMLTEYYALVERVCEREGGVITQFLGDGVVVVFGHPLQPLAGHARAAVRAAIALQRALAERNAATADEPFVAGTGICTGDMIAGNVGTGGRVTYTVVGDAVNQAARLQVMTRDLAAPVLITASTRAALDDPSRVVLRPFGPLAIKGLAEPVEVWAVEGPGPAEGSAPR, encoded by the coding sequence ATGCCCCCGCCGCCCGCCGACCGCCCGCGTGCCGTGCGCGAGGGCTTCCTCCTGCGCGCGGCGGCGCTGCCGGTCCTGCCGGCGAACCTCGCGGGCGCGATCCTCGTCTACCTCTACTTCAACTTCGTCGATCCGCTCGAGCCGGTGATCGACGACGGCGCCTACGAGGGGCAGCGGCTCGCCGTCTTCCTGCTCGTCGTGACGGCGATCCTCGGGAGCAGCGTCTATCTGAGCGCGCGCTGGTTCGGTCCGCTGGCGCGTTGGCGGCAGCGCCTGCGCGAGGGCGCGGACCCGGCGGCGGTGCCGGCGACGATCCGCCGCCGGGTGCTGAACGCGCCGCTCGCGAACACCGTCCTCACGCAGACGGGATGGACCTTCGCCGGGATCTTCTACCTGATCTACCTGCGCGCCATCGACGGCCTGGCGCTCGGCGAGGTCGGACGCATCACGGCGGCGCTCGTCTTCATCGCCGGACCCCTCACGTCGGCGCTGACCTTCCTCGCGAGCGAGCTCTACCTGCGCCGCCAGGTGCCGATCTTCTTTCCCGACGGCCGCATCGAGCAGGCCGGCGTGCTGCGGGTGCCGATCCTCGCCCGGCTCGGCGGCACCTTCGCGGTCACGTCGATCCTGCCGCTCGCGCTCATGATGCTGGTCGCCTTCTGGGTGCAGCAGCGCCACGGCGCGTACGCCGCGGGCGAGGGCGGCGCCTTCTGGACGCACCTCGTCCGCGCCCAGGGCTTCATCGCGCTCGTGACCGGCATCGCGTCGCTCGTGATGGCGTGGCTGGTCGCGCGCTTCATCAACCGGCCCGTGCAGGCCCTGCGCGCGGCGATGGCGCGGGTCGCGGCCGGCGATCTCTCGGTGCGCGCGCCGGTCCGGAGCGCGGACGAGCTCGGGGAGCTCTCGGCCCACTTCAACGCGATGGTCGGCGAGCTTCGCGCCGCCGAGCGAACGCGCGAGATCTTCGGGCGCTACGTCAGTCCGGCGGTTGCGCGCGAGGCGCTCGAGCGCGGGGTCGCGCTCGGCGGCGAGGTGATCGTCGCGACCGCCATGTTCGTCGACCTGCGCGGCTTCACGGCGACGTCGCGGCTGAACACGCCGGCGCGGGTCGTCGAGATGCTGACGGAGTACTACGCGCTGGTCGAGCGCGTGTGCGAGCGCGAGGGCGGCGTCATCACGCAGTTCCTCGGCGACGGCGTCGTCGTGGTCTTCGGCCACCCGCTGCAGCCGCTCGCGGGGCATGCGCGCGCCGCGGTGCGGGCGGCGATCGCGCTGCAGCGCGCGCTCGCCGAGCGCAACGCCGCGACCGCCGACGAGCCGTTCGTCGCCGGCACCGGCATCTGCACCGGCGACATGATCGCCGGGAACGTCGGCACGGGCGGACGCGTCACCTACACGGTCGTCGGCGACGCCGTGAACCAGGCGGCGCGGCTCCAGGTGATGACGCGCGATCTCGCCGCGCCGGTTCTCATCACCGCGAGCACGCGCGCCGCGCTCGACGACCCGTCGCGCGTCGTGCTCCGCCCGTTCGGCCCGCTCGCGATCAAGGGCCTCGCCGAGCCCGTCGAGGTCTGGGCGGTGGAAGGACCCGGACCGGCGGAGGGCTCCGCGCCGCGCTGA
- a CDS encoding polysaccharide biosynthesis/export family protein: MHRISTKLCAGACALALTTVAGCGGPRLGATPERAAGAPPVASDLMTSADVEALSKIAAARAVAPASEGYRIGPDDLLEVRIPDLLDAQASAGARSSSAAAGAGQVVAGAPVFQQGLRVSGGGEVTIPMIGVVRVAGLTPSALEAEIGRRLIAAGILRAPKVSVQVAEFRSGVVAVIGSVERPGLYPVTRPRATLSDMLWTAGGPSKDAGRIVEFAVSSERAVSSERAVDARPAPRERIYIDVALVGTPAARGPAGLDPEVRPGDVITVTAAGSVLVDGWVEKPGSYPVSRGLTVGGAVAAAGGQHVSADQSRTVVRRVTPGGGSRTFEVDLDAIADGRAADVPITDGDVVHVPLSVARAVPWGMWTLAREMIHVGGSVLLF, encoded by the coding sequence ATGCATCGCATCTCTACGAAGCTGTGCGCGGGCGCTTGCGCCCTCGCGCTGACGACGGTTGCCGGCTGCGGCGGCCCTCGCCTCGGCGCGACCCCCGAGCGCGCCGCGGGGGCGCCGCCGGTGGCGAGCGATCTCATGACATCGGCCGACGTCGAGGCCCTGTCGAAGATCGCGGCGGCGCGCGCGGTCGCGCCGGCGAGCGAAGGGTATCGCATCGGGCCGGACGATCTTCTCGAAGTCCGGATCCCGGATCTGTTGGACGCGCAGGCGTCGGCAGGCGCGCGGTCGTCGAGCGCGGCGGCCGGCGCCGGCCAGGTGGTGGCGGGGGCCCCAGTATTTCAGCAGGGGCTGAGGGTGAGTGGTGGGGGCGAGGTGACGATTCCGATGATCGGCGTCGTGCGCGTGGCGGGGCTCACCCCGTCGGCGCTCGAAGCCGAGATAGGGCGGCGCCTCATCGCGGCCGGGATCCTGCGCGCGCCGAAAGTGAGCGTGCAGGTGGCCGAGTTCCGTAGCGGGGTGGTGGCGGTGATTGGGAGCGTCGAGCGGCCGGGTCTCTATCCCGTGACCCGGCCGCGCGCGACGCTGAGCGACATGCTGTGGACGGCCGGCGGTCCGAGCAAGGACGCCGGCCGTATCGTCGAGTTCGCCGTGTCCTCGGAGAGGGCCGTGTCCTCGGAGAGGGCCGTCGACGCGCGGCCGGCGCCGCGCGAGCGCATCTACATCGACGTGGCGCTGGTCGGGACGCCGGCCGCACGCGGGCCGGCGGGCCTCGATCCCGAGGTGCGACCCGGCGACGTCATCACGGTGACGGCGGCGGGAAGCGTGCTCGTCGACGGCTGGGTGGAGAAGCCGGGATCGTACCCGGTGAGTCGCGGTCTCACGGTCGGAGGCGCCGTCGCGGCGGCGGGCGGCCAGCACGTCTCGGCCGACCAGTCGCGCACGGTGGTCCGCCGCGTGACGCCGGGGGGCGGCTCGCGGACCTTCGAGGTGGATCTCGACGCGATCGCCGACGGCCGCGCGGCCGACGTGCCGATCACCGACGGCGACGTCGTGCACGTCCCGCTGTCGGTGGCGCGCGCGGTGCCGTGGGGCATGTGGACGCTCGCGCGCGAGATGATCCACGTCGGCGGCAGCGTGCTGTTGTTCTGA
- a CDS encoding HDOD domain-containing protein, with translation MSSPEMHSEAAEYLAPRSALRELFNRVSESCDLPPLPAVAVRAIALARDPNVGTDQLVRVVSTDAALAARVVSIARSVRYMRREPPRTLDAAIQTVGFQALRRILIAASARAAYRADDVVAQTLWEHALATALAADELARLAGEPRGGGSFIAGLMHDIGKLVLHLSDGRRFAALDHDDEGREAEIFGVTHCQVGACLAEHWGLEDDVVWAILAHHDAPKEAPLAGRIQLADAIACRIGYGCTRGGDAELPRDLASTVPVDEVAANVLSSFETERTLFV, from the coding sequence ATGAGCTCGCCCGAGATGCACTCCGAGGCCGCCGAATACCTCGCCCCCCGCTCCGCCCTGCGCGAGCTCTTCAATCGCGTCTCCGAGAGCTGCGACCTGCCGCCGCTGCCCGCGGTCGCCGTACGCGCCATCGCGCTCGCCCGCGATCCGAACGTCGGCACCGATCAGCTGGTGCGTGTCGTGTCGACCGACGCCGCGCTCGCGGCGCGCGTCGTCTCGATCGCGCGTTCGGTGCGCTACATGCGGCGCGAGCCTCCCCGCACGCTCGACGCCGCCATCCAGACCGTCGGGTTCCAGGCGCTCCGGCGCATCCTCATCGCCGCCTCGGCGCGGGCCGCCTATCGGGCCGACGACGTCGTCGCGCAGACGCTCTGGGAGCACGCGCTCGCGACCGCGCTCGCTGCCGACGAGCTCGCACGTCTAGCGGGCGAGCCGCGCGGCGGGGGCTCGTTCATCGCCGGGCTCATGCACGACATCGGGAAGCTCGTGCTGCACCTCTCCGACGGCCGCCGCTTCGCCGCGCTCGATCACGACGACGAGGGGCGCGAGGCGGAGATCTTCGGCGTCACCCACTGCCAGGTGGGGGCATGTCTCGCGGAGCACTGGGGCCTCGAGGACGACGTCGTGTGGGCCATCCTGGCGCATCATGACGCGCCGAAGGAGGCGCCGCTCGCCGGCCGCATCCAGCTCGCCGACGCGATCGCGTGCCGGATCGGCTACGGCTGCACGCGCGGCGGCGACGCCGAGCTGCCGCGCGATCTCGCCTCGACCGTGCCGGTCGACGAGGTGGCCGCCAACGTGCTGTCGTCGTTCGAGACCGAGCGTACGTTGTTCGTGTAG